Proteins encoded together in one Desulfuromonas acetexigens window:
- the rfbA gene encoding glucose-1-phosphate thymidylyltransferase RfbA, which yields MVAGIKKGIVLAGGAGTRLYPLTLVASKQLQPVYDKPMIYYPLSTLMRAGVQDILIISTPQDTPRFEALLGDGSRFGIRLSYAVQPEPKGIAQAFLVGEEFIGKDAVSLILGDNIFYGRMGLTKIFSEFNGGAKVFGYPVHDPERYGVVEFDKDGKAIGIEEKPAKPKSNYAVPGLYLYDNKVVEITKQMKPSARGELEITDVNVEYLNRGELRVERLERGIAWLDTGTHMSLLEASHFIGTLEARQGLKIACLEEVAFKKGFLTRAAMEKVIAQTPKSSYREYLERILEDNLQG from the coding sequence CTGGTGGCTGGAATCAAAAAAGGTATCGTACTCGCCGGTGGGGCCGGCACTCGTCTCTATCCGTTGACGCTGGTGGCCAGCAAACAGCTGCAGCCAGTCTATGACAAGCCGATGATCTACTATCCCCTCTCGACCCTCATGCGGGCCGGCGTGCAGGATATCCTGATTATCTCGACACCGCAGGATACGCCGCGCTTTGAAGCCTTGCTGGGGGACGGCAGCCGCTTCGGTATCCGGCTGAGCTATGCCGTGCAGCCCGAGCCGAAAGGTATCGCTCAGGCCTTTTTAGTGGGCGAAGAATTTATCGGCAAAGATGCCGTCAGCCTGATCCTCGGGGACAATATTTTTTACGGAAGAATGGGTCTGACTAAGATTTTTTCCGAATTCAATGGCGGGGCCAAGGTGTTCGGCTATCCCGTTCATGACCCCGAGCGCTACGGTGTGGTTGAATTCGATAAAGATGGGAAGGCCATAGGTATCGAAGAAAAACCGGCCAAGCCGAAATCCAACTATGCGGTACCTGGCCTTTATCTCTATGACAATAAGGTCGTGGAGATCACCAAGCAGATGAAGCCCTCGGCCCGGGGTGAGCTGGAAATCACCGACGTCAATGTCGAGTATCTCAATCGGGGTGAATTGCGCGTTGAACGCCTCGAACGCGGTATTGCCTGGCTCGATACCGGTACTCACATGAGCCTTCTTGAAGCCAGCCATTTTATCGGCACCCTGGAGGCGCGCCAGGGTTTGAAGATCGCTTGCCTTGAAGAAGTCGCGTTCAAGAAAGGTTTTTTGACGCGCGCAGCAATGGAAAAAGTTATCGCCCAAACCCCCAAATCGAGTTATCGGGAGTATTTGGAAAGAATCCTTGAAGACAATTTACAGGGATGA
- a CDS encoding GxxExxY protein — MLLEDLTQRILKASFQVSNELGSGFLESVYENAVLIALRDEGLRANPQVPLQVPFRGQIVGNFVADVVVEDRVLVELKAVKALSSEHVAQVLNYLKATKIEVGLLINFGNPKLEYRRFNNHFDY, encoded by the coding sequence ATGCTGCTTGAAGATTTGACCCAACGCATTCTCAAGGCCTCTTTTCAAGTCAGTAATGAATTGGGATCGGGTTTTCTTGAATCGGTTTACGAGAATGCCGTGCTGATTGCCTTGCGCGATGAGGGACTACGGGCCAACCCGCAAGTCCCATTGCAAGTACCTTTCAGGGGGCAAATAGTGGGAAATTTCGTCGCTGACGTGGTTGTGGAGGATAGGGTACTTGTAGAACTCAAGGCTGTAAAGGCCTTGTCGTCAGAACATGTCGCTCAGGTTCTTAATTATCTGAAAGCAACGAAAATCGAGGTCGGGCTACTGATCAATTTTGGTAACCCGAAATTGGAATATCGGCGGTTTAATAACCATTTCGATTATTGA
- a CDS encoding cytidylyltransferase domain-containing protein, with protein MAKIVAFVPAKGSSERIQNKNLSVLDGEYLFKRKLQQLLKCKLIDEVYLDTDSDEIAGLASDLLVKRLNRPEMLASNATDGHELFAWECEQVKADIYIQALCTAPFVSTETLDRALNSLLSLDNHDSLVAITKAKQYLWDGGEPQYGRGRIPNSVDLPITTIEAMSLYMVRHEVLATGKRFGRRPLFFELTPTENIDVNWPEDLHLAETIAAGSRAQDNLRLAALMPYLSSALLSDITREIGIPDSTLPKEISGSKRFFGRAKTLLLDQCQPDEPWQGIYDALDSYQFVRPGDVIVVENRVKDRAYFGNLNAQLAIRAGAVGAVIDGLTRDTDDVAKLGFSVFARGHYCADIKFEGTVRAMNKPIQVGRTPISNGDYIFADSDGVVVVPQGRWSEIHQLALKAIEKEFKVGMSVAMGIPPKRIFDALGEF; from the coding sequence GTGGCAAAGATAGTCGCATTCGTCCCCGCAAAAGGTAGTAGCGAGAGAATCCAGAATAAAAACCTCTCTGTGCTAGATGGTGAATATCTCTTCAAAAGAAAGCTCCAACAACTTCTTAAATGCAAACTGATTGATGAGGTTTATCTCGATACGGATAGCGACGAGATTGCTGGTCTTGCCAGTGATTTGCTAGTAAAAAGACTAAATCGACCAGAAATGCTTGCAAGTAATGCGACGGATGGTCATGAGCTTTTTGCATGGGAGTGCGAACAGGTCAAGGCCGATATTTATATACAGGCTCTCTGTACTGCGCCGTTTGTCAGTACAGAGACGCTAGATCGTGCCTTGAATAGTCTGCTTTCATTAGATAATCACGATTCTTTGGTCGCCATAACAAAGGCGAAACAATACCTCTGGGATGGGGGGGAGCCCCAGTACGGCCGGGGTCGGATTCCTAATAGCGTAGACCTTCCCATCACTACAATAGAGGCAATGTCGTTATATATGGTGCGCCATGAGGTGCTAGCCACGGGTAAACGTTTTGGCCGGCGTCCGTTGTTTTTTGAGTTGACACCTACCGAGAACATCGATGTCAATTGGCCTGAAGATCTTCATTTGGCCGAGACGATTGCTGCAGGGAGCCGCGCTCAAGACAACCTTCGACTTGCCGCCTTGATGCCCTATTTGAGTTCGGCCCTTCTGTCTGATATTACTCGCGAGATTGGTATTCCCGATAGCACCTTGCCAAAAGAGATTTCCGGCTCAAAGCGTTTTTTCGGCCGAGCCAAGACGCTGCTGCTTGATCAGTGCCAGCCCGACGAACCATGGCAGGGAATCTACGACGCGCTTGATTCTTACCAGTTTGTACGCCCCGGAGACGTCATCGTGGTTGAGAACCGCGTAAAGGATCGCGCGTATTTCGGGAACCTCAATGCCCAACTTGCAATACGTGCTGGCGCTGTTGGTGCTGTTATAGACGGTTTGACGCGCGACACAGACGATGTTGCCAAACTCGGGTTTTCAGTTTTTGCACGTGGTCACTATTGCGCCGATATCAAGTTTGAGGGAACGGTTCGAGCAATGAATAAACCAATTCAGGTCGGCAGGACCCCAATCTCAAACGGCGACTACATCTTTGCTGACAGTGACGGCGTAGTTGTGGTGCCTCAGGGACGTTGGTCTGAAATTCATCAACTGGCGCTCAAGGCGATTGAAAAAGAATTCAAAGTGGGTATGTCGGTAGCGATGGGAATTCCCCCAAAACGAATTTTTGATGCTCTAGGGGAGTTCTGA
- a CDS encoding ABC transporter permease, with the protein MNHSINPLSLMRSLLRHRHLVWQMTKREVVGRYRGSVLGLFWSFFNPIFMLAIYTFVFSVVFKAKWGATHSDSKTEFAIILFAGLIVFNLFAEVLNRAPSLILSNVSYVKKVVFPLEVLPIIAIGSALFHSLVSVIVLLLFNGMVNHVLPASVLFLPLVLLPLLVLTLGFAWMLASLGVFLRDVGQTVGILTTALMFLSPIFFPASALPEGIREYLFLNPMTFIIEQTRKVLVFGEFPDWQGLGLCLLIYGAFAWIGFAWFQKTRKGFADVL; encoded by the coding sequence ATGAATCATTCCATCAATCCCCTCAGTTTAATGCGCAGTCTCTTGCGACATCGCCATCTGGTCTGGCAGATGACCAAACGCGAGGTCGTGGGTCGCTATCGTGGCTCCGTCCTAGGCTTGTTCTGGTCTTTTTTCAATCCGATCTTCATGCTGGCGATCTATACCTTTGTTTTTAGTGTGGTTTTTAAGGCCAAATGGGGGGCCACCCACTCCGACAGCAAGACCGAATTCGCCATCATTCTTTTTGCCGGCCTGATAGTTTTTAATCTTTTCGCCGAAGTCCTCAACCGAGCTCCCAGCTTAATTCTGAGTAATGTCAGCTATGTCAAGAAGGTTGTTTTCCCACTAGAGGTTCTTCCGATTATTGCGATCGGCTCGGCGCTTTTTCATTCCCTGGTCAGCGTGATCGTGCTCCTTTTGTTTAACGGCATGGTTAACCATGTTCTTCCTGCCTCTGTCTTGTTCTTACCCTTGGTCCTTCTTCCGTTATTGGTACTGACGTTGGGTTTTGCCTGGATGTTAGCCTCTCTCGGCGTGTTTTTGCGGGATGTGGGGCAAACTGTCGGCATTCTCACGACGGCGCTGATGTTTTTGAGCCCCATTTTTTTCCCAGCCTCGGCTTTGCCTGAGGGAATTCGTGAATACCTTTTTCTCAATCCGATGACCTTTATCATCGAGCAAACGCGAAAGGTTCTGGTCTTCGGTGAATTCCCGGACTGGCAAGGTCTGGGATTGTGCCTGCTAATTTACGGGGCTTTCGCCTGGATCGGCTTTGCCTGGTTCCAGAAGACGCGGAAAGGTTTTGCCGATGTCCTCTGA
- a CDS encoding four helix bundle protein, whose product MGKPHEKLEAWRISMELAKAVYDLTSCFPAEERYGLSQQMRRAAVSIPSNIAEGSGRNHTKEYLQFIGISRGSLAELETQLKLAVMLGFVSAEHPAIALADSVGRLLTGLHKKWSNV is encoded by the coding sequence GTGGGAAAGCCGCATGAAAAACTGGAGGCTTGGCGGATCAGTATGGAATTGGCCAAGGCGGTGTATGATTTGACATCATGCTTTCCTGCGGAAGAGCGTTACGGGTTGTCTCAGCAGATGCGTCGTGCAGCGGTATCGATTCCGAGTAACATTGCTGAAGGATCAGGGCGTAACCATACGAAAGAATATCTGCAATTTATCGGCATCTCACGCGGGTCTTTGGCCGAACTGGAAACGCAGTTAAAGCTCGCTGTTATGTTGGGATTCGTTTCAGCAGAACACCCAGCCATTGCTTTGGCCGATTCCGTCGGTCGACTTTTGACCGGTTTGCACAAAAAGTGGAGCAACGTATGA
- a CDS encoding nucleotidyltransferase domain-containing protein: MRLTPREIEVLKEVAAEVFGPQVRLFLFGSRLDDARRGGDVDLYVTGFVRPLAEQLDAKLQFLVKAKERLGEQRIDVVFAAGSGESLTPIQQMAEKTGVPL; this comes from the coding sequence GTGCGCCTGACTCCCCGAGAAATCGAAGTGCTTAAAGAGGTGGCGGCGGAAGTCTTTGGGCCGCAGGTCCGGCTCTTTCTTTTCGGCTCTCGCCTGGATGATGCCCGGCGGGGTGGGGATGTCGACCTCTATGTGACTGGATTCGTTCGGCCCCTTGCCGAACAGCTCGATGCCAAGCTGCAGTTTCTGGTCAAGGCAAAAGAGCGCCTGGGCGAGCAGCGCATCGATGTCGTGTTCGCGGCGGGGTCGGGGGAGTCCTTGACGCCGATTCAGCAGATGGCCGAAAAGACAGGGGTTCCGCTGTGA
- the rfbC gene encoding dTDP-4-dehydrorhamnose 3,5-epimerase: protein MNVIRTEIPDVLILEPKVFGDERGFFYESFNQKVWEEATGLKTNFVQDNHSRSVKGVLRGLHYQLPPAAQAKLVRCVVGEVFDVAVDIRRSSATFGKWVGVHLSAENKRQFWIPDGFAHGFLVLSEHAEFLYKTTNYYAPEYDRGIVWNDPELNITWPFPETPQLSDKDRTAKRFIDAEVFE, encoded by the coding sequence ATGAACGTAATTAGAACTGAAATTCCCGATGTCTTGATTCTTGAGCCAAAAGTGTTCGGTGACGAGCGGGGTTTTTTCTATGAAAGCTTCAACCAGAAGGTTTGGGAAGAAGCGACAGGGCTGAAGACGAATTTCGTGCAGGATAACCACTCCCGCTCGGTGAAGGGCGTCCTTCGTGGTCTGCATTACCAGTTGCCGCCGGCAGCCCAGGCCAAGCTCGTGCGCTGCGTCGTCGGCGAGGTTTTCGATGTCGCGGTCGATATTCGCAGAAGTTCAGCCACGTTTGGTAAGTGGGTCGGTGTGCATCTCAGTGCGGAAAACAAGCGGCAATTCTGGATTCCCGATGGATTTGCCCACGGCTTTCTGGTGCTTAGTGAACATGCCGAGTTTCTCTACAAAACTACCAATTACTATGCGCCTGAATATGACCGGGGCATCGTCTGGAACGATCCTGAACTTAACATCACCTGGCCTTTTCCGGAAACTCCGCAACTCTCCGACAAGGATCGCACGGCCAAGCGTTTTATCGACGCCGAGGTTTTTGAGTAA
- a CDS encoding ABC transporter ATP-binding protein codes for MSSDIAIKVENLSKCYQIYDTPRDRLKQFVLPRFKRAVAPIKQLVIRHPSPVTAYYKEFWALRDVSFEVRRGETFGILGRNGSGKSTLLQMICGTLNPSYGNIQANGRIAALLELGSGFNPEFTGRENVFLNSALMGLTADEMHEKMDSVIEFSGLGDYIDQPIKTYSSGMHARLAFSSAIHVEPAILVIDEALSVGDAGFQLKCMLRMREMQEKGVTILFVSHDTGSIVRLCDQAIVLEQGRIVSQDRNPLKCVKMYEQLTRKVAMPELSVRNRSVAHAESYGDELQGIQETRLGSQEARYLRVEFLGDDNQARNVFNAGEEIQIKAVIESNRQFDKVVTGFTLKNRAGVDVWGDNSFFADINLGLNAGISELTYRFRLHVPAGEYFLYIGLADISGERTELDQRWPVRRLTVVSERQCLGFAFSPASIELIGGS; via the coding sequence ATGTCCTCTGATATTGCTATTAAAGTAGAAAATCTGAGTAAGTGCTATCAGATCTACGATACGCCACGGGACCGGTTAAAACAGTTTGTCCTGCCGCGGTTCAAGCGGGCCGTTGCCCCGATTAAGCAACTCGTCATCCGTCACCCGTCGCCCGTCACTGCTTACTACAAAGAATTCTGGGCACTCAGGGATGTGTCGTTTGAAGTCAGGCGGGGTGAAACTTTTGGTATCCTCGGACGGAATGGTAGTGGGAAATCTACTCTGCTTCAGATGATTTGTGGAACATTAAATCCGTCCTACGGAAACATTCAGGCTAATGGTCGAATCGCTGCTCTGTTAGAGCTGGGCTCAGGTTTTAACCCTGAATTCACTGGGCGAGAGAATGTTTTTCTCAATTCGGCTTTGATGGGTCTGACCGCTGACGAAATGCATGAGAAGATGGATAGTGTTATAGAGTTTTCAGGCCTGGGCGATTATATTGATCAACCGATAAAAACTTACTCGAGCGGAATGCATGCTCGCCTTGCCTTTTCCTCGGCGATTCATGTTGAGCCAGCCATACTGGTCATTGATGAGGCCCTGTCGGTTGGCGATGCTGGGTTTCAGCTAAAGTGCATGCTGCGTATGAGAGAGATGCAAGAGAAGGGGGTCACCATATTGTTCGTTTCGCACGATACCGGTTCAATTGTGCGGCTATGTGATCAGGCTATTGTTTTGGAACAAGGTCGCATTGTATCTCAAGATCGAAATCCTCTTAAGTGCGTGAAGATGTATGAGCAGTTGACTAGAAAAGTTGCTATGCCAGAACTGTCAGTCAGAAACCGATCAGTAGCACATGCGGAATCCTATGGTGACGAGTTGCAGGGCATTCAAGAAACTCGCCTTGGATCTCAGGAAGCACGCTATTTGCGCGTCGAGTTTTTGGGGGACGACAATCAAGCGAGAAATGTTTTCAACGCAGGGGAGGAAATACAAATTAAGGCAGTCATTGAAAGTAATCGTCAATTTGACAAGGTCGTTACGGGCTTCACATTAAAGAATCGTGCCGGTGTCGATGTTTGGGGCGATAACAGTTTTTTTGCTGACATTAATTTGGGCCTTAATGCCGGGATTTCAGAGTTGACTTATCGATTTAGGTTACATGTACCGGCCGGAGAATATTTTCTCTACATCGGCCTTGCCGACATTAGTGGAGAGCGGACTGAATTGGATCAGCGCTGGCCAGTTCGGCGATTGACTGTTGTCAGCGAGAGGCAGTGCCTTGGCTTCGCATTCTCGCCAGCAAGCATAGAGCTTATAGGAGGTTCTTAA
- a CDS encoding dTDP-glucose 4,6-dehydratase: MKLLVTGGAGFIGSAVIRHIIQNTGDSVVNVDKLTYAGNLESLTTVCDSERYAFEQVDICDGSELDRVFAQHQPDAVMHLAAESHVDRSIDGPAAFIETNIVGTYTLLEAARSYWQSQEESRKAAFRFHHISTDEVYGDLPHPGDLGSGDMGSGKLEVGSGKSGVGSGKLEVGSGKADSQLPTPNSLPLFTEQTPYAPSSPYSASKASSDHLVRAWRRTYGLPTLITNCSNNYGPYHFPEKLIPHIILNALQGKPLPVYGKGDQIRDWLYVEDHARALYKVVTEGKIGETYNIGGHNEKQNLQVVHILCEILQELKPQAGQYKDLIAFVKDRPGHDRRYAIDAGKIENELGWKPQETFESGMRKTVQWYLDNEAWWQRVLNGTYQLERLGVSGE; this comes from the coding sequence ATGAAGTTACTTGTAACAGGAGGTGCCGGCTTTATTGGTTCGGCGGTTATTCGTCATATTATCCAGAATACCGGCGACTCCGTCGTCAATGTCGATAAGCTGACCTATGCGGGGAATCTGGAATCCCTGACCACCGTCTGCGACAGCGAACGCTACGCCTTTGAGCAGGTCGATATCTGCGATGGTAGCGAACTCGACCGGGTTTTCGCCCAACATCAGCCTGACGCGGTCATGCACTTGGCGGCGGAAAGCCATGTCGACCGTTCCATCGACGGTCCGGCCGCTTTCATCGAAACCAATATTGTCGGTACTTATACCTTGCTCGAAGCGGCACGGTCCTATTGGCAGAGCCAGGAGGAATCCCGCAAGGCTGCCTTCCGTTTCCATCATATCTCTACCGATGAGGTTTACGGGGATCTGCCGCACCCTGGGGATCTGGGGAGTGGGGATATGGGGAGTGGGAAGTTGGAAGTGGGAAGTGGGAAATCAGGAGTGGGGAGTGGGAAGTTGGAAGTGGGAAGTGGGAAAGCCGACTCCCAACTCCCTACTCCCAACTCCCTACCTTTGTTCACCGAGCAGACCCCTTATGCGCCGAGTTCCCCTTATTCCGCCAGCAAGGCCAGTTCCGATCATCTGGTTCGCGCTTGGCGCAGAACCTATGGACTGCCGACTCTGATTACAAACTGTTCCAACAACTACGGGCCTTACCATTTTCCTGAAAAGTTGATCCCTCATATCATTCTGAATGCTCTGCAGGGTAAGCCCCTGCCTGTGTATGGTAAGGGTGATCAGATCCGTGATTGGCTTTATGTCGAAGACCATGCCCGCGCTCTTTATAAAGTTGTGACCGAAGGTAAAATAGGTGAGACTTATAATATTGGTGGGCACAATGAAAAGCAGAATCTCCAGGTAGTTCATATCCTTTGCGAAATTCTGCAGGAGCTGAAACCTCAGGCAGGTCAATATAAGGATTTGATTGCCTTTGTAAAAGACCGTCCCGGGCATGATCGGCGCTATGCCATTGATGCCGGAAAGATCGAAAATGAGCTAGGCTGGAAGCCGCAAGAAACATTTGAAAGTGGTATGCGTAAGACGGTGCAATGGTACTTAGATAATGAGGCATGGTGGCAACGTGTACTTAACGGCACCTATCAGTTGGAACGACTGGGTGTTTCTGGGGAGTAG
- the rfbD gene encoding dTDP-4-dehydrorhamnose reductase, which produces MTSNSQLPTPNSQPGSPTIALIGANGMLASAVKRLLPVGYQLHAYDLPEFDLTDREQVLALRDLKPAIILNCAAYTNVDGCESHSELAMRVNGEGPGFLAQLAAEIDAVLVHVSTDFVFSGDKKEPYREEDPTGPLSVYGISKLLGEQRIIQSGLEKYFIVRTSWLYGLGGNNFVETMVRLAKERTELKVVDDQRGTPTWTDDLAEAIFKLLAVIDAPHPSPLTPHQPYGIYHFSGEGECSWYQFAVEIIDQARKFEGLKVENILPIPTEGYPLPAQRPKYSVMSKEKYKAATGIQVPDWRESLRKYFEKRT; this is translated from the coding sequence ATGACATCCAACTCCCAACTCCCCACTCCCAACTCCCAACCGGGCTCCCCCACCATCGCCCTCATCGGCGCCAACGGGATGCTGGCTTCTGCGGTGAAGCGGTTGCTGCCTGTCGGCTACCAGCTTCATGCTTACGATCTGCCGGAATTCGATTTGACGGATCGGGAGCAGGTTTTAGCTCTGCGGGACTTAAAGCCCGCGATTATCCTCAACTGCGCCGCCTATACCAATGTTGATGGTTGTGAAAGCCATAGCGAACTGGCTATGCGGGTCAATGGCGAAGGCCCAGGGTTTCTGGCGCAGTTGGCTGCAGAAATTGATGCCGTGCTGGTCCATGTTTCTACGGATTTTGTTTTTTCCGGGGATAAAAAGGAGCCCTACCGGGAGGAAGACCCCACCGGTCCCCTGTCGGTCTATGGAATAAGCAAGCTCCTGGGGGAGCAGAGGATCATCCAGTCCGGCTTGGAGAAGTACTTCATCGTCCGCACCAGCTGGTTGTACGGCCTGGGCGGCAACAATTTTGTCGAGACGATGGTTCGCTTAGCCAAGGAACGCACCGAGCTCAAGGTTGTCGATGATCAACGGGGAACGCCGACTTGGACCGATGATCTGGCCGAGGCAATCTTCAAGCTGTTGGCTGTGATTGATGCTCCTCACCCCTCACCCCTCACTCCTCACCAGCCTTACGGCATTTACCATTTCAGCGGCGAGGGGGAATGTAGCTGGTATCAGTTCGCGGTTGAGATTATCGATCAAGCTCGCAAGTTCGAAGGTTTGAAGGTTGAAAATATCCTGCCGATTCCGACGGAAGGCTATCCGTTGCCGGCCCAACGACCTAAATATTCAGTAATGTCGAAAGAGAAATATAAGGCGGCTACCGGAATACAGGTTCCGGATTGGCGAGAAAGCTTGCGGAAGTACTTTGAAAAGAGAACATAG
- the gmhB gene encoding D-glycero-beta-D-manno-heptose 1,7-bisphosphate 7-phosphatase, with protein MPLTLHPSPLTEKKAVFLDRDGTINEEKNYLHRIEDFAFIPGVPEAIRRLKEAGYKIVVVTNQSGVARGYFSREDVDRLHQHIQRELTKIGTAIDAFYLCPHHPEKGKGEFKVDCDCRKGRPGMLLQAAAEHGIDLAASWMIGDKRADLEAGRAAGCRSLLVRTGYGEEELATGAGALAEAVVDDLPAAADYILGKAVSSVEQG; from the coding sequence ATGCCCCTCACCCTTCACCCCTCACCCCTCACGGAAAAAAAGGCCGTTTTCCTCGACCGTGACGGGACGATCAACGAGGAGAAAAATTATCTTCACCGAATCGAGGATTTCGCTTTCATTCCCGGCGTGCCCGAGGCGATTCGCCGGCTCAAAGAGGCCGGCTACAAGATAGTCGTGGTGACGAACCAGTCTGGAGTGGCGCGGGGATATTTTTCTCGTGAAGACGTGGATCGCTTGCACCAGCACATTCAGCGGGAACTGACGAAAATCGGTACCGCTATCGACGCCTTCTACCTCTGTCCTCATCATCCCGAAAAAGGGAAGGGCGAGTTCAAGGTCGACTGCGACTGCCGTAAGGGGCGGCCGGGGATGTTGTTGCAGGCGGCAGCTGAGCACGGCATCGACCTGGCGGCCTCGTGGATGATCGGCGACAAGCGCGCCGATCTCGAAGCGGGTAGGGCGGCCGGCTGCCGGTCACTGCTGGTGCGCACCGGCTATGGTGAGGAAGAACTGGCCACGGGGGCGGGAGCCTTGGCTGAAGCGGTGGTTGACGATCTGCCTGCGGCGGCGGATTATATTCTTGGAAAAGCGGTAAGCTCTGTTGAACAGGGATAA
- a CDS encoding nucleotide sugar dehydrogenase — MVTAQDIQSGKAKIALVGLGYVGLPLAAAFGRKAPVIGFDISTKKIEQLKKGVDETGELTAADLASTTIDYTTDAVRLKEAAFFIVTVPTPIDDHNKPDLTPVVSASRTIGRHLAKGAIVVYESTVYPGVTEDLCVPLLEEESGLKCGVDFKVGYSPERINPGDKVHTVDKIVKVVSGQDAETLETVARVYEMVVTAGVHRAASIKVAEAAKVIENTQRDLNIALMNELAIIFNKMGIPTLDVLAAAGTKWNFLKFTPGLVGGHCIGVDPYYLTYKAEEIGYNPQVILAGRRINDGMGKYVAETTVKKLIHADKAVKGSRVLVLGMTFKENVPDIRNSKVIDIVRELQEYGVEVLVHDPIASPEETRHEYGLELVTMEQVGTVDAVVWAVSHEAFNTITPARLVQMTGNGNGSGVVIDVKTMLRREEVDSLGLIYWSL; from the coding sequence ATGGTTACGGCACAGGATATTCAATCGGGTAAAGCCAAGATCGCCCTAGTGGGCTTGGGCTATGTCGGGTTGCCGCTGGCGGCGGCCTTTGGCCGTAAGGCACCGGTTATCGGCTTCGATATCAGCACCAAGAAGATCGAGCAACTCAAAAAAGGGGTGGATGAAACGGGCGAGCTTACCGCCGCCGATCTCGCTTCCACCACCATCGACTACACCACCGATGCCGTCCGACTCAAGGAAGCGGCCTTTTTTATTGTCACCGTTCCCACCCCTATCGACGACCACAACAAGCCCGATCTGACCCCGGTCGTTTCCGCCTCCCGGACCATCGGCCGTCATCTGGCCAAGGGCGCGATTGTCGTCTATGAGTCGACGGTCTATCCCGGCGTGACCGAAGATCTGTGCGTTCCTCTGCTTGAAGAGGAATCGGGCCTGAAATGCGGCGTCGATTTCAAGGTCGGCTATTCGCCGGAGCGGATCAATCCCGGCGACAAGGTGCATACGGTGGACAAGATCGTCAAGGTGGTCTCCGGCCAGGACGCCGAAACCCTGGAAACCGTGGCGCGGGTATATGAGATGGTGGTGACCGCCGGGGTACATCGGGCGGCGTCGATCAAGGTCGCCGAGGCGGCCAAGGTCATCGAGAACACCCAGCGCGACCTGAACATCGCCCTGATGAACGAACTGGCCATCATCTTCAACAAGATGGGGATTCCGACCCTGGACGTGCTGGCGGCGGCCGGCACCAAGTGGAACTTTCTCAAGTTTACGCCGGGTCTGGTCGGTGGCCACTGTATCGGTGTCGACCCCTACTACCTGACCTACAAGGCCGAGGAGATCGGCTACAATCCCCAGGTGATTCTCGCCGGCCGGCGCATCAACGACGGCATGGGCAAGTACGTCGCCGAAACGACCGTTAAAAAGCTCATCCATGCGGACAAGGCGGTGAAGGGGAGCCGGGTGCTGGTGCTGGGCATGACCTTCAAGGAAAACGTCCCCGATATCCGCAACAGCAAAGTCATCGACATTGTGCGGGAATTGCAGGAGTACGGCGTCGAGGTGCTGGTGCACGATCCCATCGCCTCCCCTGAAGAAACCCGTCACGAATATGGCCTGGAGTTGGTCACTATGGAGCAGGTTGGCACCGTCGACGCCGTGGTCTGGGCGGTGTCGCACGAAGCATTCAATACGATCACCCCCGCTAGGTTGGTCCAAATGACTGGTAACGGTAACGGTTCGGGGGTGGTCATCGATGTCAAGACCATGCTGCGACGAGAAGAGGTGGATAGCCTCGGGTTGATCTACTGGAGCTTGTGA